In the Candidatus Electrothrix sp. GW3-4 genome, one interval contains:
- a CDS encoding DUF1343 domain-containing protein: MITIGIEHLIADPPASFAGKRLALLCNQASTDRHFRHSRDLIMQAFPGQLTCLFSPQHGFFSEKQDNMIESDHAKDTTSGVPIFSLYGEKRKPTAAMFEHFDILLIDLQDVGTRVYTFIWTVVYCLQRAAETGKKVVVLDRPNPVGGQLVEGNLLKPKFRSFVGLYEIPMQHGLTMGELALLCNREMGIDAELEIIRMQGWQREMFFVDTGFPWVFPSPNMPSPLTALVYPGQVIWEGTNISEGRGTTLPFELAGAPFVNPAQVLEHLSRIDLPGCVLRPLVFEPTSGKWANQACAGFHLHVTEPPAFRSYRLSLALFQALFHLYPGEFAYKQPPYEYEYDLLPMDLIFGDQKVRNALEEGENIIELERSWQAELKEFDALRHSVFLYPAN, from the coding sequence ATGATAACCATCGGTATCGAACACCTCATCGCAGATCCACCAGCCTCCTTTGCAGGCAAACGCCTCGCCCTGCTCTGCAATCAGGCCTCCACTGATCGCCACTTCCGCCACAGCCGCGACCTGATTATGCAGGCCTTTCCTGGCCAACTGACCTGCCTGTTTTCCCCGCAACACGGTTTCTTTAGTGAAAAGCAGGATAATATGATCGAGTCCGATCATGCCAAAGACACGACCAGCGGGGTACCGATTTTTTCCCTATATGGGGAGAAGAGGAAGCCCACTGCGGCCATGTTTGAGCATTTCGATATCCTGCTCATCGACCTGCAGGATGTGGGAACCCGGGTGTATACCTTTATCTGGACCGTAGTCTACTGCCTCCAGCGAGCAGCAGAAACCGGCAAAAAGGTGGTGGTGCTGGATCGCCCAAACCCGGTAGGCGGCCAACTTGTTGAGGGGAATCTGCTCAAGCCAAAGTTTCGTTCTTTTGTCGGCCTGTATGAAATCCCCATGCAGCACGGGCTCACGATGGGTGAACTGGCCCTTCTTTGTAACCGGGAAATGGGGATTGATGCCGAGCTTGAGATCATCAGGATGCAGGGTTGGCAGCGAGAGATGTTCTTTGTAGACACCGGTTTTCCCTGGGTCTTCCCCTCACCAAACATGCCCTCCCCACTTACGGCCCTTGTTTACCCCGGCCAAGTCATCTGGGAAGGAACCAATATCTCAGAGGGACGGGGCACCACCCTCCCCTTTGAATTGGCAGGTGCCCCCTTTGTTAATCCTGCCCAGGTACTGGAACATCTCTCCAGAATTGACCTTCCAGGCTGTGTGCTCAGGCCCCTTGTCTTTGAACCAACCTCGGGCAAATGGGCCAACCAAGCCTGTGCAGGCTTTCATCTTCATGTTACAGAGCCCCCTGCCTTTCGCTCCTACCGCTTGAGTCTGGCCCTTTTTCAAGCCTTGTTCCACCTGTATCCTGGGGAATTCGCCTATAAACAACCGCCCTACGAATACGAGTACGATCTCCTGCCCATGGATCTTATTTTTGGTGATCAAAAAGTACGTAACGCACTGGAGGAAGGTGAGAATATTATAGAGTTGGAGCGCTCCTGGCAGGCTGAACTGAAAGAGTTTGATGCCTTGCGTCACTCTGTTTTCCTTTACCCTGCCAACTAA